The Vibrio tubiashii genome includes a window with the following:
- a CDS encoding efflux RND transporter permease subunit — MSIAEYSIKNKVISWLFLIILAIGGYTSFMDLGRLEDPAFTIKDAMIISTYPGATSQEVEEELTYPLEKEIRKLPYIDKITSTSSNGMSQIMVSMEMEYGPDELPQIWDEMRRKINDLRPNLPSGVNSVQIIDDFGDVYGIMIMLTGDGYDYIELKRYADYLSRELELVDGVGKVAIAGDQQEQLFVEVSLERLAALNLDMNTVVGLLSQQNSVQSAGEVMVNGQTLTIRPNGTMSSEQELEELIIHGRDTGNLIRLKDVATISRGIQEKPSNVVTFNGKPAINLAISFGAGVNVVEVGKALETELDALENIRPAGVEINYFYNQSAEVEKSVDDFIVSLGQAVAIVIIVLLFAMGLRSGIIIGAVLLLTVMGTFILMKQNDVELHRISLGALIIALGMLVDNAIVVVEGILVGLKRGKTKVQAAVDIVKQTQWPLLGATVIAITAFAPIGLSEDATGEFMGSLFWVLCYSLFLSWITALTLTPFLADLLLKEEEKGDATEEVDPYKGILFTVFGASLKFALRFRWLTVVSMVGLLVVAVAGFGMVKQQFFPPSNTPMFYVDMWMPEGTDIRETIEETKKVEKYIREQENVEFVSTTTGQGLQRFALTYQPEKSYEAYTQLQVRTHDRETMFELLEELDKNLSVTFNQPTFQFKLMEFGPSPASKIEARITGPDPQVLRDIALQVEDVLLQDPGARNVRHDWRERTKELVPQFNESKARRLGISKEDLSNTLQMAFGGTPIGLLRDGTHMLPIIARLPEQERVDFESLANVKIWSPTLQSYIPVEQVIDGVALDWQEPLIQRRDRKRTLTVLADHDVLGHETPASLFSRVRPQVEALALPEGYSISWGGEYESSKDAQEALFGSLPMGYLLMFIITMLLFNSFRKPLVIWFTVPLSIIGVSIGLLATDMPFSFTAFLGLLSLSGMILKNGIVLLDQINIELSSGKEPYQAVFDSAISRVRPVSMAALTTILGMIPLVFDAFFGSMAITIMAGLGFATVLTLIVVPVLFAIFYRIKQSTAG; from the coding sequence GTGAGCATTGCTGAGTACTCGATAAAAAATAAAGTTATTAGCTGGTTGTTCCTAATCATACTGGCAATTGGCGGTTATACATCTTTCATGGATTTAGGGAGACTAGAAGACCCTGCATTCACGATCAAAGATGCGATGATTATTTCGACTTACCCTGGGGCAACGTCACAGGAAGTGGAGGAAGAGCTAACCTATCCATTGGAGAAAGAGATCCGCAAGCTTCCTTACATCGATAAGATCACATCTACATCTTCTAACGGCATGTCTCAAATCATGGTAAGTATGGAGATGGAATACGGCCCGGACGAGTTACCGCAGATATGGGATGAAATGCGTCGTAAAATCAACGATCTAAGGCCGAATCTTCCTAGTGGCGTAAATTCGGTACAAATCATTGATGATTTTGGTGATGTATACGGCATCATGATCATGCTGACGGGGGATGGCTATGATTACATTGAGCTTAAGCGTTACGCTGACTATCTAAGCCGAGAGTTAGAACTTGTCGATGGGGTTGGTAAAGTAGCCATAGCCGGAGATCAACAAGAGCAGCTATTTGTTGAAGTCTCACTTGAACGTTTGGCAGCGCTTAATCTGGACATGAATACCGTTGTCGGCCTCTTGAGCCAGCAGAACAGTGTTCAATCAGCGGGTGAAGTGATGGTTAATGGTCAGACATTAACGATCCGACCAAACGGAACCATGAGTTCAGAGCAGGAGTTAGAAGAGCTCATCATTCACGGTCGTGATACCGGCAATTTGATTCGCCTTAAAGACGTTGCAACGATTAGTCGTGGCATCCAAGAAAAGCCTTCAAACGTTGTGACATTTAACGGTAAGCCTGCCATTAACCTTGCGATCTCCTTTGGTGCGGGCGTCAACGTCGTCGAGGTAGGTAAAGCCTTAGAAACCGAGCTAGATGCATTAGAAAATATCCGTCCTGCGGGTGTTGAGATTAACTACTTTTACAATCAGTCTGCTGAAGTGGAAAAGTCAGTTGATGACTTCATTGTTAGCTTAGGCCAAGCGGTTGCGATCGTTATCATTGTCTTGTTATTTGCGATGGGGTTACGTAGCGGCATCATCATTGGTGCGGTTCTACTGCTCACTGTAATGGGCACCTTTATCCTAATGAAACAAAATGATGTCGAGCTTCATCGTATTTCATTGGGCGCACTCATCATCGCATTAGGTATGCTAGTTGATAATGCGATTGTTGTTGTAGAGGGCATCTTAGTTGGTCTGAAACGCGGTAAAACGAAGGTTCAGGCTGCGGTAGATATTGTTAAACAAACGCAGTGGCCTTTGCTTGGTGCAACCGTCATTGCTATAACCGCGTTCGCACCTATTGGCCTTTCAGAAGATGCGACGGGCGAATTCATGGGCTCACTATTCTGGGTGCTATGCTATTCACTGTTTTTAAGCTGGATTACAGCACTGACTTTGACGCCATTCTTAGCCGATCTACTGCTCAAAGAAGAGGAGAAGGGTGACGCAACAGAAGAGGTCGATCCTTACAAAGGCATCCTGTTTACCGTTTTTGGCGCTAGCTTAAAATTCGCACTTCGTTTCCGTTGGTTAACCGTAGTAAGTATGGTGGGTTTGCTAGTGGTCGCGGTGGCAGGCTTCGGTATGGTCAAGCAACAGTTCTTCCCACCATCAAACACGCCGATGTTCTATGTCGACATGTGGATGCCAGAAGGGACGGATATTCGCGAGACGATTGAAGAAACCAAGAAAGTTGAGAAGTACATTCGCGAGCAAGAAAATGTTGAGTTTGTATCTACAACAACAGGTCAAGGTTTACAACGTTTTGCGTTAACTTACCAACCGGAGAAGAGTTACGAGGCGTATACTCAGCTACAAGTTCGTACGCATGATCGTGAAACCATGTTTGAGCTATTGGAAGAGTTAGATAAAAACCTTTCAGTGACATTCAATCAACCGACTTTCCAGTTTAAGTTAATGGAATTCGGTCCTTCACCGGCTTCTAAGATTGAAGCTAGGATTACAGGTCCAGATCCTCAAGTGCTACGAGACATCGCGCTACAAGTCGAAGATGTGCTTTTGCAAGATCCCGGCGCTCGAAATGTTCGACACGACTGGCGTGAACGTACGAAAGAATTGGTACCTCAGTTTAATGAATCAAAAGCACGTCGTTTAGGTATCTCTAAAGAGGACTTATCCAATACGCTACAAATGGCCTTTGGCGGCACACCGATTGGTTTGCTTCGTGACGGTACACACATGCTACCAATCATCGCTCGCTTACCTGAGCAAGAGCGTGTGGACTTTGAGTCATTAGCAAACGTCAAGATATGGAGCCCGACTCTACAAAGCTATATCCCAGTAGAGCAAGTTATTGATGGGGTTGCGCTTGATTGGCAAGAGCCACTTATTCAACGTCGAGACAGAAAACGTACGTTGACAGTATTGGCTGACCACGATGTCTTGGGTCATGAAACACCAGCAAGTTTGTTTAGTCGAGTGCGACCTCAAGTAGAAGCATTGGCGCTTCCAGAAGGCTACTCAATTAGCTGGGGTGGTGAATATGAGTCGTCTAAAGACGCTCAAGAGGCGCTGTTCGGTTCATTGCCGATGGGCTACCTATTGATGTTCATTATTACCATGCTGCTATTTAATTCGTTTAGAAAGCCGTTGGTTATTTGGTTCACCGTTCCGCTATCAATCATAGGTGTGTCTATTGGTTTACTTGCGACAGATATGCCGTTTAGCTTCACTGCCTTCTTAGGTCTACTGAGCTTAAGTGGCATGATCCTTAAAAATGGCATTGTATTACTCGACCAAATCAACATTGAACTCAGCTCTGGTAAAGAACCATATCAAGCCGTGTTTGATAGTGCGATTTCACGTGTACGTCCTGTAAGTATGGCAGCATTGACCACTATTTTGGGTATGATACCTCTAGTATTTGATGCATTTTTTGGCTCTATGGCGATAACTATCATGGCCGGTTTAGGCTTTGCTACTGTATTAACGTTGATCGTTGTACCTGTTTTGTTCGCCATCTTCTATCGAATCAAACAATCCACTGCCGGATAA
- a CDS encoding efflux RND transporter periplasmic adaptor subunit translates to MRIKTFALAAISVGLLSACTPDSTHREANPLMVDTFSVAAASESQYRNFNGQVMPAELTPLAFRLDGEIASILVKEGDNVTKGQTIAMLDDAKTKQKLNDAQAKYELALKQVKRGQELRTNKMISRAELDELTANFQLAEANLGSAKAAMKYMRLRAPFDGVVSSVDKKKFENVSPGEQVIAIYQDNKVYVKIEVSDSVLAMLNPATNAQDYKPMASFAGHNGSYPIAYYEHTSELHPQSQTYELWLRMAQTEPPILPGTSAKVSVDLVKAGLNTYKAYQVPMTAIDAGRQSQDFYVWKLEQGEAHRYPVTVDQITGSGALVGTGIEKGDVLIKSNLRKLRDGMKIKGAEL, encoded by the coding sequence ATGCGTATCAAAACTTTTGCGCTAGCGGCAATCTCAGTCGGCTTGCTATCGGCTTGTACACCCGACTCGACACACCGTGAAGCAAATCCGTTAATGGTAGACACATTTAGCGTTGCCGCCGCATCAGAAAGCCAATATCGCAATTTCAACGGACAGGTAATGCCTGCTGAGTTAACGCCGCTCGCGTTTCGCTTAGATGGGGAAATTGCCTCTATTTTGGTTAAAGAAGGTGACAATGTCACTAAAGGCCAGACGATAGCAATGCTTGATGATGCGAAAACGAAGCAAAAACTAAACGACGCTCAAGCAAAGTATGAACTTGCTCTGAAGCAGGTAAAACGTGGTCAAGAACTGCGTACAAACAAGATGATCTCACGGGCAGAACTCGATGAGTTAACAGCAAACTTCCAACTCGCAGAAGCGAATCTAGGTTCCGCAAAAGCGGCAATGAAATACATGCGTTTGCGTGCGCCTTTTGACGGCGTGGTCTCTTCTGTTGATAAGAAGAAATTTGAGAACGTTTCTCCTGGTGAGCAAGTCATCGCCATCTATCAAGACAATAAAGTATACGTAAAGATAGAAGTGTCTGACTCGGTGTTGGCAATGCTTAACCCGGCAACTAACGCACAGGACTATAAGCCAATGGCGTCTTTTGCTGGTCACAATGGCAGTTACCCAATTGCGTATTATGAGCACACCAGTGAACTTCACCCTCAAAGCCAAACCTATGAACTGTGGTTGCGAATGGCACAAACGGAGCCACCGATTTTGCCTGGTACCAGTGCCAAGGTGTCGGTTGATTTAGTCAAAGCGGGTTTGAACACCTATAAAGCATATCAAGTACCAATGACGGCTATTGATGCTGGCAGACAAAGCCAAGACTTTTATGTTTGGAAGCTTGAACAAGGCGAAGCACATCGTTATCCAGTGACGGTTGACCAGATCACGGGCAGTGGCGCCTTGGTAGGGACTGGCATCGAAAAAGGCGACGTACTGATTAAATCGAACTTAAGAAAATTACGCGACGGTATGAAAATCAAGGGAGCTGAGCTGTGA
- a CDS encoding acetyl-CoA C-acetyltransferase — MEKVFIVGAKRTPIGAFGGSLKDISAGNLASIAIKAAVTESGVNVDSIDEVIVGNVVGAGQGMGVGRQAAIYAGIPNEVPAYSLNMVCGSGMKTVMDAVSHIRSGDAQVVVAAGVEVMSQIPFTVPSGIRDGHKMGNMNLTDLLINDGLTDVYNQYHMGVTAENVAKQVGLSREQQDEYALASQLKAVSAIEAGKFRDEIVAVDVKKRRETVVFDTDEHPKPEATLSGLAKLRPAFDREGTVTAGNASGINDGASAIIVASESAVKQHGLTPIAEIVSYAQSGLAPEIMGLGPVEAVTKALAKAELKTDDIDVYELNEAFAAQALGVIHQLADKHQVSVSSILDKANPNGGAIALGHPLGASGNRILVSLIHELNRGQGQYGVASLCVGGGMGTAVVIKSIN, encoded by the coding sequence ATGGAAAAAGTATTTATTGTTGGTGCTAAACGTACCCCGATCGGCGCTTTTGGCGGTTCGCTGAAAGATATTTCAGCAGGTAATTTGGCTTCAATTGCTATCAAAGCTGCCGTCACTGAAAGTGGCGTGAATGTTGATTCTATCGATGAAGTGATAGTGGGCAATGTAGTTGGGGCTGGTCAAGGTATGGGCGTTGGCCGCCAAGCGGCAATTTACGCTGGTATACCAAACGAAGTTCCGGCGTATTCGCTGAATATGGTGTGTGGTAGCGGAATGAAAACCGTTATGGATGCAGTCAGCCATATCCGCTCTGGTGACGCTCAAGTGGTTGTTGCCGCGGGCGTCGAAGTGATGTCTCAGATTCCATTCACTGTACCTTCAGGTATTCGTGACGGCCATAAAATGGGCAATATGAACCTGACAGACTTGCTGATTAATGACGGCTTAACCGACGTTTACAACCAATACCATATGGGTGTAACGGCGGAAAATGTCGCAAAACAAGTTGGTCTCTCTCGCGAGCAGCAAGATGAATATGCTTTAGCGAGTCAGTTAAAAGCGGTTTCGGCAATTGAAGCTGGAAAGTTCAGAGATGAGATTGTTGCCGTCGATGTGAAAAAACGTCGTGAAACGGTTGTCTTTGATACGGATGAACATCCAAAGCCAGAAGCAACATTAAGCGGATTAGCGAAACTTCGCCCAGCTTTTGACCGTGAAGGTACTGTGACAGCGGGTAATGCGTCAGGCATTAACGACGGTGCGAGTGCAATTATCGTTGCGAGTGAGTCGGCGGTTAAACAGCATGGATTAACTCCAATTGCTGAAATCGTCAGCTACGCTCAGTCGGGCTTAGCGCCGGAAATCATGGGGCTTGGTCCTGTTGAGGCGGTCACTAAAGCGTTAGCAAAAGCTGAGCTTAAAACCGACGATATTGATGTCTATGAGTTGAATGAGGCATTTGCTGCGCAGGCTCTTGGCGTAATTCATCAGTTAGCAGACAAACATCAGGTGTCTGTTTCATCCATTCTCGATAAAGCAAACCCAAATGGTGGGGCAATAGCGTTAGGCCATCCACTTGGCGCATCGGGTAACCGCATTCTTGTTTCATTAATCCATGAATTAAATCGTGGGCAAGGTCAATATGGTGTCGCTTCACTGTGTGTAGGTGGCGGTATGGGCACTGCAGTTGTAATCAAATCAATTAACTAA
- a CDS encoding SDR family oxidoreductase, which translates to MKKIALITGSKGGIGSAITTQLVNDGYRVIATHFTGKKQCAQEWFNEKGFTEDQVRLFELDVTDTEQCAERLASLLVEEGTVDVVINNAGITRDGTFKKMTATAWKDVIETNLNSVFNVTQPLFSAMCEKGNGRVINISSVNGIKGQFGQTNYSAAKAGMIGFSKALAAEGARSGVTVNVVAPGYTGTPMVEEMKPEVLESIKAQIPMRRLATPEEVAKSVSFLASEAGAYITGETLSVNGGLHMH; encoded by the coding sequence ATGAAGAAAATCGCTTTGATCACTGGATCTAAAGGCGGAATTGGTTCTGCTATTACTACTCAACTGGTGAACGATGGTTACCGTGTCATCGCCACTCATTTCACGGGTAAAAAGCAATGTGCTCAAGAATGGTTTAACGAAAAAGGTTTCACTGAAGATCAAGTACGCTTGTTCGAACTTGATGTAACTGATACTGAGCAATGTGCAGAGCGTTTAGCGAGCCTGCTGGTGGAAGAAGGTACGGTTGATGTCGTTATCAACAATGCTGGAATCACGCGAGATGGCACGTTTAAAAAGATGACAGCTACCGCATGGAAAGACGTTATCGAAACGAACCTAAATAGTGTGTTCAATGTTACTCAGCCGCTGTTCTCTGCCATGTGTGAGAAGGGCAATGGTCGAGTTATCAATATCTCTTCAGTTAACGGTATCAAAGGTCAATTCGGACAAACAAATTACTCGGCTGCTAAAGCGGGCATGATTGGTTTCTCCAAAGCGCTTGCAGCGGAAGGTGCACGCTCTGGTGTGACAGTCAATGTTGTTGCTCCTGGCTACACAGGTACACCAATGGTAGAAGAGATGAAACCAGAAGTACTTGAGTCCATCAAAGCTCAGATTCCAATGCGTCGCTTAGCGACTCCAGAGGAAGTGGCTAAATCCGTTTCTTTCTTAGCAAGTGAAGCTGGCGCCTACATTACAGGGGAAACACTCTCTGTAAATGGCGGCTTACACATGCATTAA
- a CDS encoding efflux RND transporter periplasmic adaptor subunit — protein sequence MNTSSEKIKQVTKLLVVGAIAIAVAGCNKANSEINEPVVKPVKLVEVPDLSLNHYDTFIATIDATDRAALSFQVAGEIESVEVRMGTVVKKGQVLAKLDPTDYQLAFDARLAEYNLAKTAFERAAQLHDKKLISVDTFDQNETQFKAAQAALEQAKTDLDYTQIVAPFDGVVSITFSKEHQVVGANQPVLNLIDNSVLDVVLTVPVSYAETYGLDHIADSKFQVVMDSHKQISMPAQFKEISTQPDPDTNSYKASLTFKRPEQLNLLPGMTGQVKLLNNRASDSFKIAQAAWVSKQQEQGQLYRFDASTQTLSLVDVELDSYGNIISGINSGDLIVQAGVENLSPGQQVKAWTKEGGI from the coding sequence ATGAACACATCATCAGAAAAAATAAAACAAGTAACAAAGCTCTTAGTTGTCGGAGCCATCGCAATAGCGGTTGCTGGCTGTAACAAAGCGAACTCTGAAATCAACGAACCAGTGGTGAAACCCGTAAAGCTGGTGGAAGTGCCAGACTTATCACTTAACCACTACGACACGTTTATCGCGACCATAGACGCGACAGACCGTGCAGCCTTGTCTTTCCAAGTAGCTGGTGAGATAGAAAGCGTAGAAGTACGTATGGGAACGGTAGTGAAAAAGGGACAAGTGTTAGCAAAACTAGACCCTACGGACTACCAACTGGCGTTTGACGCGCGTCTTGCCGAATACAACTTAGCCAAAACTGCCTTTGAGCGCGCAGCTCAACTGCATGACAAAAAGCTAATTAGTGTCGATACGTTTGACCAAAATGAAACTCAATTTAAGGCAGCGCAGGCAGCATTAGAGCAAGCAAAAACGGATCTCGATTACACACAAATTGTTGCGCCTTTTGATGGCGTTGTTTCCATTACCTTTAGTAAAGAGCACCAAGTTGTCGGTGCAAATCAGCCTGTTCTTAACCTTATCGACAATAGCGTTCTAGATGTTGTGCTGACGGTGCCAGTAAGCTATGCAGAGACATATGGCTTGGACCATATCGCCGATTCGAAATTTCAAGTTGTGATGGATAGTCACAAGCAAATTTCGATGCCAGCGCAATTCAAAGAGATCTCGACCCAACCAGACCCTGATACGAATAGCTACAAAGCGAGCTTGACGTTTAAGCGCCCTGAGCAGCTCAATCTTTTGCCGGGAATGACAGGGCAGGTCAAACTTCTTAACAACCGAGCGTCGGACTCCTTCAAAATTGCACAAGCAGCTTGGGTGTCAAAGCAGCAAGAACAAGGGCAGCTATATCGTTTTGATGCGAGCACTCAAACGCTATCTTTGGTTGACGTAGAGCTAGATAGCTATGGAAACATTATTAGTGGAATTAACAGTGGCGATCTGATCGTTCAAGCAGGCGTCGAAAACCTTTCACCGGGTCAGCAAGTGAAAGCATGGACGAAAGAAGGTGGTATTTAA
- a CDS encoding phasin family protein — translation MYTDFFKTFTDQTEKGLEPYVKFNKLVTKNVEVLTELQLNAIRTYSEMGLTQMKAASEVKDVTSLTAFNSQQLNVLTKLSQQMMDDSNKLQSIAKEFKDDVEQMTSENLKTVTPA, via the coding sequence ATGTACACAGATTTCTTCAAAACATTTACAGATCAAACTGAAAAAGGCCTAGAACCATACGTAAAGTTCAACAAGCTTGTGACGAAGAACGTCGAAGTGCTTACTGAGCTTCAACTAAATGCTATCCGCACTTACAGCGAAATGGGTCTAACGCAAATGAAAGCGGCAAGTGAAGTGAAAGACGTCACGTCATTAACTGCGTTCAATAGCCAGCAGCTAAATGTGCTGACTAAGCTATCTCAACAGATGATGGACGACAGCAACAAGCTGCAATCTATCGCGAAAGAGTTCAAAGATGATGTTGAGCAAATGACATCGGAAAATCTTAAGACAGTGACTCCAGCATAA